The following proteins are encoded in a genomic region of Tenacibaculum sp. 190524A05c:
- a CDS encoding SusD/RagB family nutrient-binding outer membrane lipoprotein, protein MKYIKLFIIVIIFNACTGDFENINTDPNGISQESLTQLNNHIGSRFTPIFANIIRTEPAWNYQLQHGLNGDVFSGYMTSPTPFAGNINNQTYALVDGWNAFIWIDAYDGSGGNGVMPFVREIKNQVAISNSAGGEKFVYLANIMRVMAMHRVSDVFGPIRYSQFDDFDTTGKYDSQETAYKAFFADLDQAIDGLKEFEGNGQFIPFDQSQLGGDIASWRAFANSLRLRLAIRVSNVDGNLAKTEGEKALASDAGFLTSDMVINTPGFRHPIATISGTWNDICMSAEMEVILKGFNDGRAERYFNAPADASLGDYKGIRQGIDITSKSQYASHSLIGAVVDTECKTWMTVAEIYFLKAEAGLRNWAGAGDVKTNYDNGIRASFTQHGVANVETYLADNTSTPNDFVDALDAANNVAYGSDVKIAFDNSATNESQLEQIITQKWIAMFPDGQEAWSEFRRTGYPRIFPVVLNNSGGAIDTNIQIRRINFVNSEVNTNLDNVEEARTFLNGSDNGGTRLWWDTGSNNF, encoded by the coding sequence ATGAAATATATAAAGCTTTTTATAATAGTAATTATTTTCAATGCTTGTACTGGAGATTTTGAAAATATAAATACAGATCCTAACGGAATATCTCAAGAGAGTTTAACTCAATTGAATAATCATATTGGTTCAAGATTTACCCCAATATTCGCAAATATTATAAGAACAGAACCTGCTTGGAATTATCAATTACAGCATGGTTTAAATGGAGATGTTTTTTCTGGATATATGACTAGTCCAACTCCATTTGCTGGAAATATAAATAATCAAACTTATGCCTTGGTTGATGGTTGGAACGCTTTTATTTGGATTGATGCTTATGATGGAAGTGGAGGAAATGGTGTAATGCCGTTTGTTAGAGAAATTAAGAATCAAGTAGCGATTTCAAATTCTGCTGGAGGTGAAAAATTCGTGTACCTAGCAAATATCATGAGAGTAATGGCAATGCACAGAGTTTCTGATGTATTCGGTCCAATTCGTTATTCTCAGTTTGATGATTTTGATACTACAGGAAAGTATGATAGCCAAGAAACGGCTTACAAAGCTTTCTTCGCTGATTTAGATCAAGCAATTGACGGTTTAAAAGAATTTGAAGGAAATGGTCAGTTTATTCCTTTTGATCAATCTCAATTAGGTGGAGATATTGCTTCTTGGAGAGCTTTTGCAAACAGTTTACGATTAAGATTAGCAATTAGAGTTTCTAATGTTGATGGGAATTTAGCTAAAACAGAAGGTGAAAAAGCGTTAGCAAGTGATGCAGGTTTTTTAACATCAGATATGGTAATCAACACACCAGGATTTAGACATCCGATCGCAACAATAAGCGGAACGTGGAATGATATCTGTATGAGTGCCGAAATGGAAGTCATTTTAAAAGGATTCAATGATGGAAGAGCCGAGAGATATTTTAATGCTCCAGCGGATGCAAGTTTAGGAGATTATAAAGGAATAAGACAAGGAATTGATATTACTTCAAAATCTCAATATGCAAGCCATTCATTAATTGGAGCTGTGGTTGATACTGAATGTAAAACTTGGATGACAGTTGCAGAAATTTATTTTTTGAAAGCTGAAGCAGGACTTAGAAATTGGGCTGGAGCCGGAGATGTAAAAACAAACTACGATAACGGAATAAGAGCTTCATTCACACAACATGGTGTTGCGAATGTAGAAACATATTTAGCAGATAATACCAGTACTCCTAACGATTTTGTTGATGCGCTAGACGCAGCAAACAATGTTGCATATGGAAGTGATGTGAAAATTGCCTTTGATAATTCTGCTACTAATGAAAGTCAATTAGAGCAAATTATTACTCAAAAATGGATCGCAATGTTTCCTGATGGTCAAGAAGCTTGGAGTGAATTCAGAAGAACTGGCTACCCAAGAATTTTCCCTGTTGTGTTAAACAATAGTGGAGGAGCTATAGATACAAATATTCAAATAAGAAGAATCAATTTCGTGAATTCTGAGGTAAACACAAATTTAGATAACGTAGAAGAAGCTAGAACCTTTTTAAATGGTTCGGATAATGGAGGAACTAGGTTATGGTGGGATACTGGCAGTAATAACTTTTAA
- a CDS encoding SusC/RagA family TonB-linked outer membrane protein, translated as MKKILLLLCFSLMSFWGAIAQTKISGKVTSKSDGEPLPGVNVVIKGTNKGVETDFDGQYTIEAKSGDILEFSFIGMETFSVTVGNNNVINVVLQEGNVLDEVVVTALGIKKEKKALTYSAQEVSGDELTKVKQTNPLNSLSGKSAGITVNRSSSGLGGTAKVVLRGNASTTNNDPLYVIDGIPMLNQGNGSNGAEPGTDIFGSQTGNRDGGDAMSLINPDDIESITVLKGSSASALYGSQGANGVILITTKKGKEGKLSVNVNSSITMDQVMSLPKLQSEYQSASVGNPIAENGRVSDPKSWGTNASGLSNDAEGFFNTGYTSINAVSLTAGNAKAQTYFSFANTLGSGVIPQNRLIRNSITLRETAKFLNDKIDVSASVNLSDQTIWNRPTNGLYSNPLTGVYLHPVGIDRNIYRDKFEYFDTSRNIYDQFASSFDENIQQNPYWLINRNPSFDKAQRVLTNLSVKYQISDNFSIQTRGSYDKTFFTFDKRQYAGTDPVNSGDNGRYILEKTENTQQYIDLIANYSKDFSDDISFTGLLGTSLTKFKIGDKLFLDSGRDGNGLNFPNVFTLANFQNTNNIAQSVANREVQSIFGSANIGYKKMLYLDVTGRTDWSSTLVNTNSTSFFYPSVGLTGIISEMFELPEVFNFAKLRVSYAEVGKDIPVYATVPLNSINSTNTGISNAPFAPIPGETLEPERQKSFEIGAEFRLLNNRLGVEFTYYNTRTLNQIFFIQAAPNPQGYTQNIVNAGEITNKGVELVIDGKPIVTDNFTWNSTLNFAQNENKVVSVHPSLQNGEAIITGRGVNGYEFSLIEGEDFGSIKARSLVRDENGVPVINSSGTLQSTDFTTVAHAQPDFTLGWNNSFSYKDFSFSFLIDGKFGGNVVSVTEAVNDKYGVSQATADARNTNGGQINVVDENGVASQITAQEYYNAIGGRDGMLGEYVYDATNVSLRELSIGYKLPIESEFFESIRLSLIANNLFFLYKDAPFDPNITASTGLGLQGVDIFNQPSTRSLGLNVNINF; from the coding sequence ATGAAAAAAATACTATTACTTCTATGTTTTTCTTTGATGTCTTTTTGGGGGGCAATAGCTCAAACTAAAATATCAGGTAAGGTAACATCTAAAAGTGATGGAGAACCATTACCCGGAGTAAACGTAGTAATTAAAGGAACAAATAAAGGCGTAGAAACCGATTTTGACGGTCAATATACTATTGAAGCAAAATCTGGAGACATTTTAGAATTTTCATTTATTGGAATGGAAACTTTTAGTGTTACCGTAGGAAATAATAACGTTATCAATGTCGTATTACAAGAAGGTAATGTACTTGATGAAGTTGTTGTAACTGCCTTGGGAATTAAAAAAGAGAAAAAAGCATTAACATACTCTGCTCAAGAAGTTAGCGGAGATGAACTAACAAAAGTAAAGCAAACCAATCCTCTAAACAGTTTATCTGGTAAATCAGCAGGTATTACTGTAAATAGAAGTTCATCGGGATTAGGAGGAACTGCTAAAGTTGTTTTAAGAGGAAATGCATCAACTACCAATAATGATCCGTTGTATGTAATAGACGGAATTCCAATGTTGAATCAAGGTAATGGTTCTAACGGAGCTGAACCTGGAACTGATATTTTTGGTAGTCAAACTGGTAATAGAGATGGGGGAGATGCAATGTCTTTAATCAATCCAGATGATATTGAATCTATTACAGTTTTAAAAGGTTCTTCGGCTTCGGCATTATATGGAAGTCAAGGAGCAAATGGAGTAATTTTAATTACAACTAAAAAAGGTAAAGAAGGTAAACTTTCAGTTAATGTGAATTCTAGTATAACTATGGATCAAGTAATGTCTTTACCTAAATTACAATCAGAATATCAATCGGCTTCTGTAGGTAATCCTATCGCTGAAAATGGTAGAGTTTCAGATCCAAAATCTTGGGGAACTAATGCTTCAGGATTATCGAATGATGCTGAAGGCTTTTTTAATACAGGATATACTTCTATAAATGCGGTGTCTTTAACAGCAGGTAATGCGAAAGCTCAAACGTATTTTTCTTTTGCAAACACATTAGGATCTGGTGTTATTCCACAAAACAGATTAATAAGAAATTCAATTACATTAAGAGAAACTGCAAAGTTTTTAAATGATAAAATTGATGTTTCCGCAAGTGTTAATTTATCTGATCAAACCATATGGAATAGACCAACAAACGGATTATATTCTAATCCTTTGACTGGTGTTTATTTACATCCTGTAGGTATTGATAGAAATATCTATAGAGATAAATTCGAATATTTCGATACGTCAAGAAATATTTACGATCAGTTTGCTTCTTCATTTGACGAAAACATTCAGCAAAATCCGTATTGGTTAATTAATAGAAATCCAAGTTTTGATAAAGCTCAAAGAGTATTGACAAACTTATCTGTTAAGTATCAAATCAGTGATAATTTCTCAATACAAACAAGAGGAAGTTATGATAAAACATTCTTCACTTTTGATAAACGTCAATATGCAGGTACTGACCCTGTAAACTCAGGAGATAACGGTAGGTATATTTTAGAAAAAACTGAGAATACACAACAATATATCGATCTTATCGCAAATTATTCAAAAGATTTTAGTGATGATATTAGTTTCACTGGATTACTAGGAACAAGTTTAACTAAGTTTAAAATTGGTGATAAATTATTTTTAGACTCAGGTAGAGATGGAAATGGACTTAATTTTCCGAATGTCTTTACATTGGCAAATTTTCAAAATACAAACAACATAGCACAGTCCGTAGCGAATAGAGAAGTGCAATCTATTTTTGGTTCTGCGAATATTGGCTACAAGAAAATGTTATACTTAGATGTTACGGGAAGAACGGATTGGTCTTCAACACTAGTAAATACCAATAGTACTTCTTTCTTTTATCCATCTGTTGGTTTAACCGGAATAATTTCAGAAATGTTCGAATTGCCTGAAGTTTTCAATTTTGCAAAACTTAGAGTTTCTTATGCCGAAGTTGGTAAGGATATTCCTGTATATGCAACTGTACCCTTAAATTCAATAAACTCTACAAACACAGGTATTAGTAATGCGCCTTTTGCACCAATTCCTGGTGAAACTTTAGAGCCAGAAAGACAAAAATCTTTCGAAATTGGAGCTGAATTTAGATTATTAAATAATCGTTTAGGAGTTGAGTTTACGTATTATAACACAAGAACTTTAAATCAAATTTTCTTTATACAAGCTGCACCAAATCCACAAGGATACACTCAAAATATTGTAAATGCAGGAGAAATCACAAATAAAGGTGTCGAATTAGTTATTGATGGAAAACCTATTGTAACAGATAACTTCACTTGGAACTCTACGCTAAACTTTGCACAGAATGAAAATAAAGTGGTTTCAGTACATCCTTCATTACAAAACGGAGAAGCAATTATTACAGGAAGAGGTGTAAATGGTTATGAGTTTTCTTTAATCGAAGGAGAAGATTTCGGAAGTATTAAAGCAAGGTCTTTAGTTAGAGATGAAAATGGAGTGCCAGTAATTAATAGTTCTGGAACACTACAATCAACTGATTTTACTACCGTAGCTCATGCTCAACCTGATTTTACATTAGGATGGAACAACTCTTTCAGTTATAAAGATTTTTCTTTTTCATTTTTAATTGACGGAAAGTTTGGAGGAAATGTAGTAAGTGTAACAGAAGCTGTAAATGATAAATATGGAGTTTCTCAAGCTACTGCTGATGCTCGAAATACAAATGGTGGACAAATAAATGTTGTTGATGAAAACGGAGTTGCTTCTCAAATCACAGCACAAGAATACTACAATGCAATTGGAGGTCGTGACGGAATGTTAGGTGAATATGTTTATGATGCTACAAATGTTAGTTTAAGAGAATTATCAATAGGATATAAGTTGCCAATTGAATCAGAATTCTTTGAAAGTATCAGATTATCATTAATAGCAAACAATTTGTTTTTCTTATACAAAGACGCTCCTTTCGATCCTAACATTACGGCAAGTACAGGTTTAGGACTTCAAGGTGTAGATATTTTTAATCAGCCATCAACAAGAAGTTTAGGGTTAAATGTTAATATTAATTTTTAG
- a CDS encoding sensor histidine kinase has translation MSLNFNKENYKSIPLKYHLLFWSCYFTFNIIRWGSYFDDYIYSLKSNLVEFPIHIVLVYINIYYFIPKFLVKKQYKTYILCLFLSLGLVYIIRTGLIYFLVTENIWPEASGNQKAFTFNHIVAVIIGELYVVALVTTIKLTVVWINQRKYVEELSKVNLQTELKFLRMQIQPHFFFNTLNSLYSLTLDKSDEAPKVVLKLSNIMEYVIYEAKENKVKLSKEVNLVQDYIDLQKIRHSNSVDIQLEIKGDLENAEIPPLVLLSFIENSFKHGKKDGDFYIHIYIKRKKDGAIFFSVENNYVCFTPEKKLNGVGNNNVKRRLDLLYGENYNLNIIKDKAKFKVELLILNQDELK, from the coding sequence ATGAGTTTAAATTTCAATAAAGAAAATTATAAATCAATTCCTTTGAAATACCATCTTTTGTTTTGGAGTTGTTACTTTACTTTTAATATTATTAGATGGGGAAGTTATTTTGATGATTATATCTATTCACTCAAATCAAATCTTGTTGAGTTCCCAATACACATCGTTTTAGTGTACATAAATATTTATTATTTCATCCCAAAGTTCTTGGTAAAAAAACAATACAAAACCTATATACTTTGTTTGTTTCTTTCTTTGGGTTTAGTTTATATAATTCGAACTGGTCTAATTTATTTTTTAGTAACCGAAAATATATGGCCAGAAGCTTCGGGTAATCAAAAGGCTTTCACGTTTAATCATATTGTTGCTGTAATTATTGGTGAGTTATATGTTGTCGCATTGGTCACCACTATTAAATTAACAGTTGTCTGGATCAATCAACGAAAATATGTAGAAGAACTTTCTAAAGTGAATTTACAAACAGAATTGAAGTTCTTGCGAATGCAAATTCAGCCTCATTTTTTCTTTAATACTTTGAATAGTTTATACTCTTTAACCTTAGATAAATCAGATGAAGCTCCAAAAGTTGTTTTGAAACTATCTAACATAATGGAATATGTTATTTATGAAGCAAAAGAAAACAAAGTAAAGCTTTCAAAAGAAGTTAATCTGGTTCAAGACTATATTGATTTACAGAAAATACGTCATTCTAATAGTGTTGATATTCAACTTGAGATCAAAGGAGATTTAGAAAACGCAGAAATCCCTCCTTTGGTGTTGTTATCTTTTATTGAAAATAGTTTTAAACATGGTAAAAAAGATGGAGATTTTTATATCCATATTTATATTAAAAGAAAAAAAGATGGAGCTATCTTTTTCTCTGTAGAAAATAATTATGTATGTTTCACACCAGAAAAAAAATTGAATGGTGTTGGAAACAACAACGTGAAAAGAAGGTTGGATTTATTGTATGGAGAAAATTATAATTTAAATATTATAAAGGATAAGGCTAAATTTAAAGTAGAGCTACTTATTTTAAATCAGGACGAATTAAAATGA
- a CDS encoding LytTR family DNA-binding domain-containing protein — MNLNCIIIDDEPLAIRVIENHLKEFKNFSLIGKFNNPVDALPMIENNEVDVIFLDINMSKMNGLAFLRSIPISSYVIITTAYREYAVDSFELDVLDYLVKPIPFNRFMKSINKLNQQIYLRQNAQQAQSEPETFIFLKVDKKLVKIKYQDILYIESLKDYIKVFTVDNSFLVHKSLTSITEELPSKKFLRIHRSYTISLDKVDSVEGNLVEIGNKKINIGRKYVSLTRHIILNRE, encoded by the coding sequence ATGAATTTAAACTGTATTATAATTGACGACGAACCTTTAGCAATAAGGGTAATTGAAAATCACTTAAAAGAGTTCAAAAACTTTTCGCTTATTGGAAAATTCAACAATCCAGTTGATGCATTACCAATGATTGAGAATAATGAAGTAGATGTTATTTTCTTAGATATTAACATGTCTAAAATGAATGGCTTGGCTTTTCTTAGAAGTATTCCTATTTCGTCATATGTAATCATTACAACTGCATACAGAGAATATGCCGTGGATAGTTTTGAGTTGGATGTTTTAGATTATTTAGTAAAACCTATTCCATTCAATAGGTTTATGAAATCTATCAATAAATTAAATCAGCAGATTTATTTAAGACAAAACGCACAGCAAGCACAATCGGAACCGGAGACCTTTATTTTTTTAAAAGTTGATAAAAAATTAGTAAAAATAAAATATCAGGATATCCTTTATATAGAGAGTTTAAAAGATTACATAAAGGTTTTTACTGTTGATAACAGTTTTCTTGTACATAAATCATTAACCAGTATCACGGAAGAACTTCCGAGTAAAAAGTTTCTTCGTATTCACAGATCCTATACAATTTCTTTAGACAAAGTAGATTCTGTAGAAGGAAATCTGGTAGAAATTGGAAACAAGAAGATTAATATTGGTCGTAAATATGTTAGTTTAACCAGACATATTATCCTAAATAGAGAGTAA
- a CDS encoding sugar MFS transporter: protein MNKNYQTAILIIIGLFFIFGFVTWINGALIPFMKTINELTEAQSYLVASASYISFVIMALPASFLIKKTGYKKSMSVGLIIMAVGALLFIPAANTRTYWLFLLGIFIQGTGMAILQTAANPYVTILGPIESGAKRIAIMGISNKIAGALGSLIFGSLLLSEIDSVVVKLSTVSDSEKTELLNIMAGNIIMPYIIMAIILFVLGILIRWSPLPNIDTVESSDKATENTNKTSIFQFPHLWLGVLALFVYVGAEVIAGDTIIAYGISLGISVTEAKFFTTFTLTAMIITYALGAILIPKYISQGLALKISAILGIIFTICIINTSGFTSILFVAALGIANALVWPAIWPLSLKGLGKFTKTASALLVMAIAGGAIIPPLYGRLVDSTKEDLITSGMNEANALAEASTNGYWILIPCYVIILYYATYGHKLGNKQS from the coding sequence ATGAATAAAAACTATCAAACAGCAATCTTAATTATTATTGGATTATTCTTCATATTCGGTTTTGTAACCTGGATAAATGGAGCATTAATTCCATTCATGAAAACCATAAACGAACTAACAGAAGCACAATCATATCTAGTTGCTTCTGCATCTTATATCTCATTTGTAATAATGGCCTTACCTGCATCCTTTTTAATTAAAAAAACTGGATATAAAAAAAGCATGTCTGTGGGATTAATTATAATGGCTGTTGGTGCTTTATTATTTATTCCTGCCGCAAATACCAGAACATATTGGTTATTTCTTCTTGGAATTTTTATACAAGGAACAGGAATGGCAATTTTACAAACTGCGGCAAATCCGTATGTTACTATTTTAGGTCCTATTGAAAGTGGTGCAAAACGAATTGCTATTATGGGGATCTCAAATAAAATAGCTGGAGCTCTTGGTTCTTTAATTTTTGGTTCTTTACTATTATCTGAAATTGATAGTGTCGTTGTAAAGTTATCTACAGTAAGCGATTCAGAAAAAACAGAACTATTAAATATAATGGCTGGCAACATTATTATGCCTTATATAATAATGGCTATTATTTTATTTGTGCTTGGTATTCTAATTCGTTGGAGTCCTTTACCAAATATTGATACCGTTGAAAGTTCAGATAAAGCAACAGAGAACACTAACAAAACTTCAATTTTTCAATTCCCTCATTTGTGGCTAGGTGTATTAGCATTATTTGTTTACGTTGGTGCTGAAGTTATTGCTGGAGATACTATTATTGCTTATGGGATTTCTTTAGGGATTTCTGTAACAGAAGCAAAGTTTTTCACCACTTTTACGCTTACCGCCATGATTATAACTTATGCTTTAGGAGCGATATTAATTCCAAAATATATTAGTCAAGGATTGGCGTTAAAAATAAGTGCTATTCTTGGAATTATTTTCACGATTTGCATTATAAACACTTCTGGTTTTACATCGATTTTATTTGTAGCTGCCTTAGGAATTGCAAATGCTTTGGTTTGGCCAGCAATTTGGCCTTTATCTCTAAAAGGCTTAGGTAAATTTACAAAAACAGCTTCTGCTTTGTTAGTAATGGCCATTGCTGGAGGTGCAATTATTCCTCCATTATATGGTAGATTGGTTGATAGCACTAAAGAAGATTTAATTACAAGTGGAATGAATGAGGCTAATGCTTTGGCAGAAGCATCAACAAACGGATATTGGATTTTAATCCCTTGTTATGTAATTATCTTATATTATGCTACATACGGACACAAATTAGGCAATAAACAATCATAA
- a CDS encoding acyltransferase family protein, protein MNRIQSIDVFRGLTVAAMILVNNPGDWSTVYQPLLHAEWHGLTPTDLIFPFFIFIVGVSISLAYNNKKPSKEIYRKILIRSLKLFGLGLFLNWFIPNYPFFESYTTVRIPGVLQRIGIVFFITSILYINFSKKALVIISVLILVTYNLLLGVVPLPNGLLPSFDRVPNNWANYIDVKLLGNHLWKPDYDPEGILSTIPTIVSCLMGIFIGEVLKIHNKQKLLKLLCIYSLSFLALGYIWNSFFPINKSLWTSSFVLVTSGWASLFVLIIYYLCDVKQKSYGTIFTYVGMNAIGIYFLSSFISKAFYLVKINEQENVHSFLYNYSYNNIIDNGNLASLCYALTVLFFYLSLSYILFKRKIFFKV, encoded by the coding sequence ATGAATAGAATACAATCCATAGATGTTTTTAGAGGGCTCACCGTTGCAGCCATGATTTTGGTTAATAATCCAGGAGATTGGTCAACAGTTTACCAACCTCTTTTACATGCAGAATGGCATGGATTAACGCCTACGGATTTGATATTTCCATTTTTCATTTTTATAGTTGGTGTTTCTATATCATTAGCTTACAACAATAAAAAACCATCGAAAGAAATTTATCGTAAAATACTCATCCGAAGTTTAAAATTATTCGGACTAGGATTATTCTTAAACTGGTTTATCCCTAATTATCCTTTTTTCGAAAGCTATACAACAGTTAGAATTCCGGGTGTTTTACAACGAATCGGAATTGTTTTTTTCATTACTTCTATATTGTATATCAATTTTAGTAAAAAAGCTTTAGTCATAATTTCGGTACTGATTTTAGTTACGTACAATCTATTATTGGGAGTAGTTCCATTACCTAACGGTTTACTTCCAAGTTTTGATAGAGTTCCCAATAACTGGGCTAATTATATTGATGTAAAATTACTGGGGAATCATTTATGGAAACCAGACTATGATCCAGAAGGAATTTTAAGTACAATTCCGACTATTGTCAGCTGTTTAATGGGAATATTTATCGGAGAAGTTCTTAAGATACATAACAAACAGAAGTTACTTAAACTATTATGTATTTATAGTCTTTCCTTTTTAGCTTTGGGATATATTTGGAACAGCTTTTTCCCGATCAACAAATCTTTATGGACAAGCAGTTTTGTTTTGGTTACCTCAGGTTGGGCTTCATTATTTGTACTTATTATTTACTATTTGTGCGATGTAAAACAAAAATCTTACGGAACAATATTTACGTATGTAGGAATGAATGCCATTGGTATTTATTTTTTATCCTCTTTTATTTCTAAAGCATTCTACTTAGTGAAGATTAACGAACAAGAAAACGTTCATAGTTTTTTATATAACTACTCCTATAACAACATTATTGATAATGGTAATCTTGCTTCGTTGTGTTACGCGTTAACTGTATTGTTCTTCTATCTATCTCTAAGTTATATTCTATTTAAGAGGAAAATATTTTTCAAAGTTTAA
- a CDS encoding lytic polysaccharide monooxygenase: protein MKSKLQKQFVFDLHQTFKYFLFCLIFIFLNENIYSHGTVIWPKSRIKTCHDNPNSNNCGPCGSSIYEWRSILQPDTNYGRHRDFVSDGQLASGGNPDKYSCLDALISWPTQSDWTTTKVNYGDIYVKWKNTAPHKTQYYKVYITPLDWDPSKPLKWDDLMEIGHVGKRPAEDFTEIKANIPDSYIGKRAVLYSVWQRDYSDSHEAFYSVSDIEVVASGGGSSDDGNHGDDGDQGGGDHDHGGDHGGGDHGDSNCVNIPLWKEEAIYIANDSVRFMDKLYQAKWWTRGDNPLQFSNRYDVWKNIDDCKAQTITKKVEKWKDGLVMEDEFRVLQNPFTDKIKISLNTVERKFPLKIVVKDISGNLYYEELISTKESDQFIVINPKVRSKGVYILQIIQGNKVLKNHKLIRK from the coding sequence ATGAAATCAAAACTTCAAAAACAATTTGTATTCGATTTACATCAAACATTTAAATACTTTTTATTTTGTTTGATTTTTATCTTTTTAAATGAAAATATCTATTCTCATGGAACCGTTATTTGGCCTAAGAGTAGAATTAAAACTTGTCATGATAACCCGAATTCCAATAATTGTGGACCGTGTGGAAGTTCTATTTATGAATGGCGATCAATATTACAACCAGACACCAATTATGGAAGGCATCGAGATTTTGTTTCAGATGGACAATTAGCCAGTGGAGGAAATCCAGATAAATATAGTTGTTTAGATGCTCTAATCAGTTGGCCAACTCAATCGGATTGGACTACAACTAAGGTTAATTATGGAGATATTTATGTGAAGTGGAAAAACACAGCTCCGCATAAAACTCAATACTATAAAGTTTACATAACACCTTTAGATTGGGATCCTTCAAAACCGCTCAAATGGGATGATTTGATGGAAATTGGTCACGTAGGCAAGAGACCGGCAGAAGATTTTACAGAAATAAAAGCAAATATCCCGGATTCTTACATTGGAAAAAGAGCTGTTTTATACAGTGTTTGGCAGCGAGATTACAGCGATAGTCATGAGGCTTTTTATTCCGTTAGTGATATAGAGGTTGTTGCTTCTGGTGGAGGAAGTAGTGATGATGGAAATCATGGTGACGACGGAGATCAAGGAGGAGGTGATCATGATCACGGTGGAGACCATGGTGGTGGAGATCATGGAGATAGCAATTGTGTTAACATTCCACTTTGGAAAGAAGAGGCTATTTATATTGCTAATGATTCTGTGCGATTTATGGATAAACTGTATCAAGCAAAATGGTGGACTAGAGGAGATAATCCTTTACAATTTTCAAATAGATATGATGTTTGGAAAAATATTGATGACTGCAAAGCTCAAACCATTACAAAGAAGGTAGAAAAATGGAAGGATGGACTTGTAATGGAAGATGAATTTAGAGTATTGCAAAATCCATTTACTGATAAGATCAAGATATCATTAAATACTGTTGAAAGGAAGTTTCCTTTAAAAATAGTAGTGAAAGATATAAGTGGAAATCTGTATTATGAAGAGTTAATTTCAACAAAAGAAAGTGATCAATTTATAGTTATTAACCCTAAAGTAAGATCTAAAGGAGTTTATATTTTACAGATTATTCAGGGAAATAAAGTTCTTAAAAATCACAAGCTTATTAGAAAGTAA